Part of the Lolium rigidum isolate FL_2022 chromosome 6, APGP_CSIRO_Lrig_0.1, whole genome shotgun sequence genome, atcttaggttgttctcatcggacctatgagaataccaacttgttaagaccatgattgtaatataataTAGAGTGTTATGacttgcaatgtttctgttgtaccactctgagggatgtgatatttgtgaaaaagtcccttcatgaagatcatattaacaacttgtatactacaacatgcagtggtatgctgggtcaccgcactggGTTGATGAGCAGGGAACTCGGACGCAATGGCGGCGATGTCGACATCTTCGTGCTTGGCGGTGACCTGACCGAAGAGATGATTAACGCACTGCTGCGGGCGATTCGCCACCTCGATGATCTCGAACTTGCCGGGGATGAACGGCGTTGGGTCAACCGCGAAGTTAGCCATCTCCGATTGTCCCACTGCGGTGGTGGCAGACGGTGTGGTCGGCGAGGAGCAACAGTTTCTCTGCGCAGTAGGTTGCGAAAGAGTTGAAGAGGCAAGGCCTAGGCTGAGAAAAGAAATGGGGGAAATTCCAGAATCTCCTTCCGAAAAAGTGGGGAGGCTTCCAGACAGCAAGGATCCAAGCGCTAGGCTCAAGGCTGTGTCATGAACCAACAGATGAGATTGAAAGTCATTAAGAGGGAAGTTAAGTTCCTTGCTCGGCAGATTAACTTCCTTTTGGACTCAAACCTGCTTAAAAGAACAAAGACAATCCTTTTTAATATGACCATGTTTATTACAGGCAAGACATCTGATTTGAGTCCAGCAATTACGCCTGATATGACCCACTTGTAAGCATCTGGGGCAGGTCGGTCTGTGAGACGCACGAGGGCCAGGTGCAGATGGGCCAGAAATTCAAATCTATCAAAAGCTGAAATTCGCTCGGGGGCGTGAGGGTACTGCAGTCTATCAAAGGCCGATACACGGGCCCGGTCTGGCACTACACGAGCTTCAGGAGAATGGACCTATAGGCTGGCGCTGAATGAGAAGTTTGAGGAGCCGTTTGAACAATTCTTTCTCCACCCAGCGGCGTAATTGATGAGTGTAGCCGATCAAACATTGATGAAGAGGGATTGATGGCGAGGGATCCACAGAAGGAGTTGTCGGCACCGAATTACCCTAGAAGATGTATGCCTAGACTTCTTCAGAAGGTTTACTAGTAATTAAGACCCGCAGATCATGCTCATGCAAGGAATCCAGTGGAGAAATTATAGGGCGGTCAATATCATCGAACCGAGAGCAGTGCAAGATTTGGCCAAAATCAAGCCCAACCAAAATGGCTCCAGAAAGTCGCTATTTCTCCTAGGACGTGAAACTCTTAATGAAGGAGAGCTGATTATCTTCTAGCCTAGTGGGCATAGCACGCACTGGGGATCGCCGTCCAAGAGGGATCATGTTTTCCCTTAATAGAGGTTGACGAACAACATTAGCAAAAGTTTTCCTGCCTACCGGAGTCCATGATTGTTCTTCCTCAATCTCCCACAGATGAAATTCACTGGCAAAATTTGGGCCACCATTACCCCACAGCAAGAAGTAAACCCCAAAATCTAGACATTTGTAATGTCTTAGACTGTTAATGAAAAAACCAACTTATTTGTTGCAAACTGAGAACCGGTAGGTTCTATCACGCAGGAAGAGAACATTGAAATCCCGAGGAATACCACCCAAACAAACTTGAAGAAGATGGGCAACCATGGCAGAATCTAGCGATGCTTCGATCGTCCAAAAGAAGCAATCAAAAAGAACTCATGGTGGCTATGTGACAACAGGACATTGAAACCGCTACCAGATCTGCTTTTGCAGACAAATCCCTGGCCTCATATCCAAGGTGGTTGCTAGTGGAGGTTCATGGACTTGCCGGCTCACACGATGGTGCACATCACCCACCATTACACGATGGCAAGGGAGAGAGATCACCGATCCAGGAGAGATCACCTCTCCCATGGTCAAGTATCGAGCATCGACCAATTTCCCATCAGCATCCAACAGGGAACGACGCATGGCTTGCGGATGGAGGTAGAGGAAGCCCGAGTCCAATTCCGCCGAAAGAGCCCGCTGAGAGAGGAGAGAACAGAATTTTACCTGCCACCTAGATGGTGAAGCCCTATACGTCGCGATTGGGGAGCAAGGAGGAGGGGAGGCAGCCAAGGAGGAGGGAGCCAGAGGCGGGCTGCCGCCTCAGCGGCGATCGCCGCTGACGGAGATGTCAGATCTCAGTTCTCCCATGCCTGACTGTCTCTCTCGTGATAAGCCATCTCCAGCGGAGCTACCTAAAACGGCGACCTAAATGGTTCGATTTTATCCATTTTCACGTCTCGGACATCGCGGCCCGGCCAGCCAGACTAGTGCACCAAGCGACATGACCCATTTTGTCCCATTGATGGCCAAAAGAAATGTTCATTGGGTCGCTGCCATGCGGGGCCTCAGCCCACGCGGGAGGACGCACGTTGTTCGGCCCGATGCATCAGTTATCCAAATTTGGTGAACGGATGTATCGGTCCGCGCGAGCTGGACCGCTTGGGTCACGCCCCTGGAGCGTGCGTTGCATGTCCGCCTCTCCGCGCGAACTACTTCCGACATCACAACACAAGATGGGCCGCCCTGCTGGAGATTCCATCTCGGTGAACGACGTTCGTCGTCCTCTTGTTCTTCTCGGTTCCTCCTGTCGGTGGTATACTTCCAATTTATTCAGCATTAACCCCCTATGTCTACCACCGCGGTGTCACTGCCTGCGATGTTCCTGTAGTTGTTGGAGCCACCGCTTCAGCTGCTGCTCGCTAAACGACAGTCCTCTTTGCCGGCGTTTTTTGAATGCATTTCACAATATAAGCCGGCCTTCTGGTAGTCTTTAGGGCATGCACAATCACAATATTGTAACCCTAGGCGATATTTGTCATCATAGTGAATTATAGTTGGAGAAGAGATTCGCTACCTCAGGGATctcgaacctaggtaaatcttgCTTGTCAGCGACTCAGATTTTCACCCGCCATACTCACTACTTCTCCCCGTGCCCGAGGATCCCCTCATGGACTCTGTGTTGACAATGCCACAACATGGCGAATCTAGAGAAAATGTTTAGATGATGCACAACTTGGACAAAACTCAAAAAAATATTAAGTTTGCAACCTTGCAAGCTGAAAATATGGCGATACAGTCATATATCCTATACATGCTGCACTGCTCTTAAAATTCTCATACTCACTAGTAAAAAGTAATTCGGGTCAtgatgcatgtgcatcagggtGAGCTTACATAGCTGCGCTCTTGATAAGCTCAGAGAGAAAAGGTACCTGCACAACCCACCCAAACATGCGCAAAGGACCGTTTGTCTTGGCTGGAGACAAAGGTACCCTTTGCTCGAGCCCCGCAAGATAAGCTTGTTGCGCATTAAGCCCGGTGGAATTAGCTTAAACACGGTGGCGCTGCACGATGAGTACCTAGCTATCGCGCGAGCATCACGATAAAGGTCTAACTTTTTGCAAGAGCCTTCCTCTCTTGCTATTTTTTCATGCTTTTTCCTGCCATTTCTCCTCATGTGCATCATATAAAAACCTCACCACTATTTCTCCTCCTCATCCCACtatttctcctcctcatcctagtATTCTTGCAAACATGTCAGTTGATCCTTCTGATCGTAGTTTTGACCCCCATGATGTCCCATTTGCTTGTGTTTGTTGCATCTTACACTATGATTAGTAATAAGCAGAGAGGGATTTCGCATGTGTTCGTACGACAAAGTAATTAGTGGTGATAGCCAACTAACTATGTTCGGTACATACCAAAGTTTGGTTATCATAATGGAACCCAGGGGATACGGCAAGAATTTCTTAGGTAGCGTTGTTCAAGATGGATCGAGGTGTTTGAACTCGAAAAGATGGAGGCGCGTCTACTTTTTCGCATGTTAACAAAAGGAAGTTTACTGTATTTTCCTTGCCGGAGCATATGCATGTCACATTTGGTATTTCAGTTCCCAATCAGTTAGTAGGTAGAGTCATATTTCTAGTAATTTGGTTGCATGCTATTCGCAATGTGCAGAATCATCCCGAGGAGGCAGAGTTGCTGAACAGAGAGATCAATGACTTCGGGTGGAAACGGTGTGTCATGGGTGATTTTTCCTTGCATTGTGATGCACAACAAAAACGTGCAGTGAGCTTGAAGAGCACTAAATCATTGCACAATGCTTCCTCATTGAAGGGTGGAATCTGTGTCGTGAATAGaagggtgatgatgatgatgacttccCGTCTAGTAAATGAGTGTAGGCCAAATCCAAGGGTAAGAGTAGGGTTCCTCAAAAAACTAGATGGCTTATATGTAGGAACGGAGGGACTATCATCTAAGGGTAAGATTGTAGCATCATCATCCAAGAGTTCACGGAAGACTATTCTTCTTGTGAGTATTTTAATTGTTGAGGTGTGGTAAAAACACTCATCTTTATCATCTTTTAAACCAGATATTATTCACCATTATGATGGAAATATCTCTCTAGACCTAACACTCATAACTAATTATTATATAGATGTGCAAATCTCTTTGGTTATTTATTTCCGTGTAGAAGTAGCTATGTAGATTAATGAGGACATCAGACCTACTTAATGAAGAATCACGAGGTGAGCTTATCACCAAATCAACCAGGCCCTAGAGACAATCAAAAGGGAGTCCAACCACCACTAGTGTTTATCGTGAATGAACCTAGGTCATCAGAGCGAGAGAGAATACCGCAAAATATCATCCCCCTGACACAAGTCAGATCTCCATATCAACTGAAGCTCTGCCACCACCATCTACACCATTGCcctccatcatctccatcaccatgtcCCCTCTCATCTACTCCGCGATTGTCGGCATTGTAATACTATTTTCTActcatttattaaagatttccaaTATAATGTTTATGTTTTTTGATCTAATCATATGTGAGTAGTCCTCATGCGGGCCGGGGCCTATCCTCCTTGCAACAAGTGAATCTATTTTATTCATGGAATATTGTTGATCTAATCATATGATGATTAACGATTATTTTGCATTTGTTGCTGCTAATCTTGTGACGTTGAGGTTGAGTTTAGATCTACGGCTTAGGATACCTATGAATTGTTATGGTTGCATGCTCTCTTATATCAAGTATACATGTGAACTGTAAGTAGGGATGGCAACGGGTCTGCTCCCCACCGGGGAGTGCCATctcatccccatccccatttagTAATCGGGGAGACTTTTTCCCATCCCCATCCCCACCGGGTTCGGGGCGGGGATAGGGTTCCCCATTAAGAAGCcaaattcaaatgatattctcatAATTTTATGATCTTAATATTTTGCACATAGAAATATGCAACTTTGCAATATGTACGAAACAAAAATGATAACATATTAGTATGATATGTTTAATAAATTTAAAATATACTACACGAGAcacaatattacaacatatttcatataaaaatatatcaatTTACGTGTATATACAATTATAACGGGGGACAACGGGGAGCGGGGATGGGGAGACCTTTtattccccatccccattttagCTTATGGGGGTGAAAGTTGCCATACCTGTCCCCTAATAGATGAATTCCCCACGGGTTTGCGGGGAACGGGGCCCCATTGACATCCCTAACTGTAAGCAACTATAAAGATTAGAATAATACTATATTTTTGCTGAGTTGGAGAAGAGAGAAAGGAGGTGGCCTTTAATGCAAGAGCTAACTCTATCACGTGCTTCTAGGCACTTTGTTTGAATGTAAGGTGGGCCACATAACATATTTTTAAAGCTACTAACTAGTACATGTATcagactatagatgacatggacaTGACTTAATTATAACTAAAAGTTGGCTCTACTATTAAATTTGTTCTTAGTAAAACTGAAACTAAatcttagggcatcttcaaccgggagacccaaacccaaaaacggACTCCGGATGGGTCTGGATGGGTCAAAACTGTACCCAGCGGGGCAACCCATCCTAAAAGCGGATGCTCCCGGCGTCCGATTTGACCCAAAACTGACTCAAATTTGGGTGCATTTTGGGGTGAGCCGGACACGGGTGGGCGTCCATCTGTGGCCATTTTGTCCGGACGGACACTCGTTCTGGCCCATTTGACAGAGAGACAAAGACAACTAGTAGACCCGCACTATTCTCTCTCATCTGTCCTCCTTTCTTCCATGGAAATTCACCGGAGTTTGGCTCGCCTCGTCGACTGCCGCCGTCGCCTACACATGGAGGTCCCCGTCGCCGCAGCCTCTCTTTTTTTCACACCTGCCGGAAGTCGCCGGAGGCGAAACGATCTCCGGTCCGCCGGCCTCGACACCGACGAGGAAGACAACGGCGCAGGCCTGGACGGAGCGGAAGAAGGCGAGGAGATCGGGCCCGTCTTACGCAGCCCCGCGCAACCACGCCGCGCCGTGGATCGCTGCGCCAGCTCGCGCCTCGCCTCACGGTGCTGCGGGCCGACGGAGGCCTCGTCGCCCCGCGCCTCTCGCTTGGCCCCGCTGCCTGCCGACGGCGGCCTCGTCGCCCCGCGCCTCTCGCCTGGCCCCGCTGCCTGCCGAcggcggccgcgccgccccgcgccTCTCTCGTTGACGGTGGCAGGTGGGCGTCCGCGAGGGAGCGGACCGCCTGGAGCGCGGCGACGCGGGCGGTGGGCCTTTCCCTGGAGCGCGGCGACGTGTGCCTCCCTCGCCTGCGCCCAGCTCgcccgtggcggcggcgcggccgtagAGGTCGTGGACAAGGTCGGCTGCTGCCGACGACCTCCGCCGTGTCGCgttgtccggcggcggcggctcatgCTGCGGCTGGGAGAGCGTGCGCTGCGACGGGCCTTGAGCTGCCCGCGGCGGAGCTTGGTCCAGCGGTCATCGTCCTCGCGCGCATGGTCTCCGTGTCCGACCAGGGCTGCCCTGGCGCCGTGCCGCTCGACAAGCCGCACCGGCACCTCATCGCCGTGCCTCGCTGCGTGCCGACAGCGGCCACGCTGCGTGCggacagccgccgcgccgagcCACACCTCTCTGCCCTGCGCGCCCGCGTGAAGAGGCGCCCCCACCTCGACGCCACGCCGCCCCCGTACCTCGACGCCGCGCCCGCGCCTCGCCTGGACGCCGGCCACTTTGCCTTGCTTCACCGCGTACACGCGCCCGCCGGCGACAGCACAGCGTGGTAtccactttgtgatgaactagtaCTAGGAATGGGTCGCAGCAATGCGTTGGGGAATAAAAACGAGTCCCGGACGTTGGGACTATCCGCGTATCCGCGGGGTGACCCATACGGATAAAATCGGACGCCTAaacacgtccgtttgggtcgctccgttggagatgcccttaagctTTATGTGATAATAAAACTGTCATTGATATCACAAATAACCGTGTCCAGCATGGTAGGAGTAACCACATCGAAATTGATCGTTAAAAAAAATGAACGAATACACGCACATGCGGACATGCCCGCAAATGAAACAGGACTGGATCAGTACAGCCCACTGCGTGGCATAATCAACTTAGCAGCTGGAGAACGATATCACGCAATCAAAAGCCCGCGAATTTGGATTTGATAACATTGACTTCGTCCTCGCCCATGAGGAACGTCTTGGTTAGCACCTCCATGGGCATGGCCGGCTTGGTGGCGAAGAGTCCGAGCGTCGGCACAACCAGGCCCGGCGACTGAGCGTCGAACATAGCCATGAACACGGCGTCTCCGGTGCCAACGTTGAGCTGGAAGTGCTGTAGGCCTCGGGGCACGACGTACAGCTCGTTCTCCTTCACCACCTTGGAGTACAGCCGGTTGGTCGCAGACGTGAACCCGACCATGACCTCGCCCTTGAGCACCAGCACCAGCTCGGAACCACGAGGGTGCGAGTGCGGCGGGTTGATCCCGCCCGGCGCGAGGTCGGTGCGCGTGATGGAGAGGCCCAGCGTGTTCAAGCCCGGGAAGGCGGACACCGTGGCGCGCGTGGAGTTGACGCCGAAGGGGTTGTCGGTGCTGGGCCCGGAGACCATGGCCGCTGAGAAGAAGTCGTCGTCCACCACGGTCGATGCTGGCTTGCAGGGGAACCCGTCGACCGCCGTCGTGGCCTTCAGGTCGGCCACGCAGAAGTCCTGGAGCGGCGGCGGGTCCGAGAGGACGCCCGGCGCCGCGGTGAGGGCTGCGGCGACCACCAGCAGCACCTGGAGCATACCATAGCGAGACGATGCCATCGATTGATCAGGTGCAGGTGTCAATCGTAGCTTACAGGAATCGCAGTGTGTTGATCTTGGAGTGTTGGTGATTGTGTGTCGCGGTTCGCTCGCTATAAATAGAGATCGCGCGGAGAGAGGCGGATGCTTGACTGATGATGTTGCAGGCGGTTTACAAGGTCGTCAAGCGCGTGCAGGGAGGAGCCGGGGCTTAATCTGTTGATCTTCGCCAGCGTTTGTCGCTGTCGAGATTACGACACCATTTGGCCTCGATCGGAAGGTATCAGTCTAATTTCCGGCAGCGACGGGTTCTTCTAGTGTTTGTGTGCAGCGCAGGCGCGAAATAGCTGGACACGCGCGCGCCGGCATTATGGACACGCGCGAAATAGCTGGACACTAGCTGCGAAAATGCCAATTCGCataggaaactgctgggcgtccaccgggatctgatttcccagcccccggaTCGCCAGCCGTTGGGTGGAACAACCTCCACCGTACGATCTGGTCGGAATTAAGACATTGTCCCGCTTTTGCTGCCGGGCAGCAAAAACTTGCGAATTGCAGCAAAACAACTAAATCAGCTTCCCGTCGCCAACCTCTCCTCTCGGGCGCCAAGCTCTCCGGCACTGGCGACGGCCGCGCGGCAACCGCCGGCGACAAGCCCTGCAGCAACCTCCGCCGCGTGATCCATGGCACATTTGCTCCGATCCGTGCTGTACCCTCCTCCAGGCCATAAGAACCACCTAGTCCCACCACCAATTGTTGCTTCAAGCTCTGGATCTAACCAGGGTCCTCGCCGGCGAGCTGCGGCAGATACGGCGAACGCCAGAGCAGGAGAGCCGTTGCAGCAACCCATCCATGGAAGATTcaacaaccctccggtgtttttcAACCAGAACCCCGAAGATGACCAACCAGCTGCATCGGTGAGTTCTTCTCTCTGAATCTCCACGAGTTCTGCTGCTGCAGTTTGCTTCTATGCTGCAAAAAACTTGTAGACCTAGTTACCCTGAAGCCAGTTGATGAAAATTGCTACACGTGATGGAATTGGCCTTTGTATTAAGAAATATTTGTGCTCATGCAGCAACGATGCTGCAtataaaattgttgctacaaACATAGTGCtgcacatattcttcatcatataTAGTTGATCATGTATGCTTCTCAAAAAAAGTTCAACAGTCAAAAAAAGTGCTGCAGAGGAAGTGTGGATTTTGTACTGCATATTGCTACAGAAAAAGTTGCTTCTAGCTAGAAGACTATAACAACAATTAATGTTATGTTGACAGGGGTTTGTTGCCGACAGCATACTACGAGGTTTTGACCTCAACAAACCAGCGCAAACAGAAGGTTACGATGGTGCTGATCAAGATGGGAATAATGCAGCAAATTTTGTTCCTGGACCAAATAGTACAGCAACTGCAGGTGCTTCCAATGTTGCTGAAGAAGATGGTGAAGAAATTTGTTCACAGCCTGTGGTTCCATTTGTTGGGATGATTTTTGATGACCTTGAAGTAGCAAAACAAGCATACAATGATTATGCGTGGAAGCTTGGTTTCGGCACACGCATTGGAAACACCAAGTATAGCACAACACGAGGAGTGCTAAGGATACGATTCTGAGCAGAGTGTTTGAGTGTGTGCATACTGGTAAACCAGCAGCTGAATGTAAGAATGCTACTGCGAGAAGCAAAGAAGCTGCTGCAAAAGTAAAAGAAGCTTCTGTCGATATGAGCAACATTGGTGAGCAAAAGTCAAGAAGCAAACAAGCTGGATCTGAGATGGACGTGAATGAATCAAAGCAGCGTAATATTTTGCTTCGATGTGACTGTAAAGCACATATGGTTGTTGGGAAGCGGAATGGCCTTTGGTCTGTCACTGTTTTTAAAGAAGAACACACCCACCCAATGGTGAAGCTAGCAGGGAGGCGACGCTACTACAGATCACATAGGAAAGTCCCAGAAGAAGATTTCCAATTCCTACAGATGCTACATAATCAAAACATTACAACCGCTCAGATAATGGGTTGTCTAGGAAGTGTGCATGGTGGCGACCCAAGGACGCTAGGCTACGTGAAGAGAGATGTGTCTAACATAAGGACAATGCTGCGAGAGGAAGTATCACATCGTGATATGAGCATGGTGATTGAGTACTTTGAACGCAGGAAAGCAGAAAGTCCAAATTTCTTTTATGACACACTAGTGGATTCAAACAATGCTATCACAGGACTATTCTGGGTGGATGGAAGGACCAGAGCACTATACCCCAAGTACAAGGACTGTGTTTTCTTCGACACAACCTTTTGCACCAACAAGTATAATCTTCCTTTTGCTCCAATTGTGGGAATAAATAACCACACACATACGATTGTTCTAGGTTGTGCTTTGCTACCGGATGAAACAACAGAAACATTTAAGTGGGTATTTGAAAGGTGGATGCTCGCAATGAATCAGATGCACCCAGATCATATAATGACAGACCAGGACCAGGCTATGGCTActgcaattgacaaggtatttccAAATTCAGTACACAGATGCTGCTTCTACCATGTGCTGCACCTAGCAAGGAAAAAACTTGGTCCAAATTTGGGAGAAGGCCATCCATTTGCAGATGCATTTTACTCATGCATATATGGAACTGATACTATTGAGGAATTTGAATTCTGCTGGCAGCATATGCTGCGAAGCTTCGACATGGCAGAGAACAATCACCTCAATAATATGTGGAAGAGCAGAAAGACATGGGCACCAGTTTACTTCAGGAAAAGTTTTTTCCATTCACAAGCACAACTTGGAAGATCGGAAGGCCTTAACTCATACTTCAAGACATTGGTTCGCCCTAGTGACTCCGTGTGGAATTTCGTGCAGCAGTATGAGTTGTGCCAGAATTTGATGTTGGATCGTGAAGACAATGCGGGCTTCACAATGGAGACGACGTCAGCAAAGCTTTGGGGCAGGTGAGACTCTTCCATGCTACACAACACTTATGCATTGTCCCTAATAAATTTGTAGCATTGTTTTATTATTACTGGAGCATTTACTAATTACATTTGTGACAAAAACAAAATGCAGATACAACATTGAAGAACAGGCATTGAAATTTTACACAAGGGAAGTCTTCGACAGGTTCCAAAAAATGGTGCAGAGTTCTACAAGATTTTACCCTATCCATGTAGAGGCAGAAGGCTTATGTTTTGATCTTGTTCCAAATCAAGACCTTGATGTGAAAACTTATCGGGTTGCAGTTAACACTGAAGAAGGATTGTACACATGTGGCTGCAACATGTTTGAAATGTGTGGTTTAATATGCCCACATATCATTAGGGTGATGGTGCAGCTCAATGTGCAGCAAATACCAGGAAGATACATGCTTGAAAGGTGGTGCACGCGAGCAACGACACATGCCCGGAACCTGGGACAAATACAATCAGATTTGGTGTCCCAACAACTAACACACTCAAGTACAACTCACTGTGCAGAAAGATGAATCAGTTGGCATCTGACGCATGCTTCGATGACGATACATATGTTGCTATTTCCCGCATTGTTGACGAAGCAAGCAAAGTTGTTGCTACAATGATTGAAGCAAAAGGTCCAGTGCAGCAAGAAGGAGAAGGTTATCAGCATAGACAGGGTGAGAACCAGAGACAGCAAAAACCTGAAGCTCCACAGCAACATCAACAAACAACAACAGTAGATGGTACTGCAAGTCAACAGGTGAAGAATCCTCCACGTACGAAGCCAAAAGGTCACCCAAAGATCAGAAAAGCGAAGGAAGACATTGGTCGAGCTGCGGGATGAGGCCAAtgagaagagaaggaagaagcaaagTGAGCCTAAAACACCAAAAGAGCCAAAACCAAAAAGGAAGTACAGGAAGAAGAAGTGCCCATTCTGTGGTGATGAAGATCATATATCTGTAAAGAAATGCAAGTACATGAAAATTGCTTTGGCTAGAGAAGATGCAATGAAAGCGGGAGCAGATTTGACGTTATAGATTGCTTCAGCGAGGAATTATACATTTCATTCTGAAAAATGTTGAGATATGTTACAGATTTTTACAATTATAATATAGAAAGTAACAAAATGTTGATAAATGTTACAGatgctatgatacgtctccgacgtatcgataatttcttatgttccatgccacattattgatgatatctacatgttttatgcatactttacatcatatttatgcattttctggaactaacctattaacaagatgccgaagagccagttgctgttttctactgtttttggtttcagaaatcctagtaaggaaatattctcggaattggacgaaatcaacgcccaggggcctattttcacacgaagcttccagaagaccgaagagtcaacgaagtggggccacgaggtggccaggaggtagggcggcgcggcccatgccctggccgcgccggcctgtctcctgggcccctcgcgacgccccttgacctgcccttccgcctacaaatagccttcgtcgcgaaacccccagtaccgagagccacgatacggaaaaccttccagagacgccgccgccgccaatcccatctcgggggattcatgagatcgcctccggcaccctgccggagaggggattcatctcccggaggactctacgcctccatggtcgcctccggagtgatgagtgagtagttcacccctggactatgggtccatagcagtagctagatggttgtcttctcctcattatgcttcattgtcggatcttgtgagctgcctaacatgatcaagatcatctatctgtaatgctatatgttgtgtttgttgggatccgatgaatagagaatactatattatgttgattatcaatttatatctatgtgttgtttatgatcttgcatgctctccgttattagtagaggctct contains:
- the LOC124660822 gene encoding germin-like protein 1-2, which codes for MASSRYGMLQVLLVVAAALTAAPGVLSDPPPLQDFCVADLKATTAVDGFPCKPASTVVDDDFFSAAMVSGPSTDNPFGVNSTRATVSAFPGLNTLGLSITRTDLAPGGINPPHSHPRGSELVLVLKGEVMVGFTSATNRLYSKVVKENELYVVPRGLQHFQLNVGTGDAVFMAMFDAQSPGLVVPTLGLFATKPAMPMEVLTKTFLMGEDEVNVIKSKFAGF